The Streptomyces sp. NBC_00597 DNA segment ACGCACGACATGGCACCGGGACGGGTCGTCGAATGGCGGCTGCGGTCCACGGCCGCCGCGGCGGCGGACACCGACGGCGCGGGCGACGCGGCGGGCAGGAGGGCTTCGTTCAACCAGGACAAGCACTTCACCGTCGCGGAGGAGAGCCGCGGCGCGGACGATCCCGTAGCGTCCTGGATCGCGGTCACCTTCGAGGTCGCGGGCGTGCTGGACGAGCAGGCCCTGACCCGGGCCCTGCTGGCCTTCGTACGCCGCCACGAGGTGCTGCGGTGCGAGTTCCGGCGCCTCGCGGGCGAGTTGGCGTGCGAACCGATCGCCGCTTGCGAACTCGCCCTCGACACGGTGCCCGTGGCTGCGTTCGACTCCTCCGAGGCTCTGCGCGGCTTCCTCGTCGACCGGTTCAAGCGCAGCATCGACACGCTCTCCTGGCCGCTGTTCACCATGGGCGCCGTCCTGCGCGAGGATTCGGCGACCGTCTACCTGGCCTTCGACCACATCGTGTGTGACGGCCTGTCGATGCCGATCGTGGTCCACGAGGTGCAGAGCGCGTACGAGGCCCTGCGGCGCGGCGAGGACATCGACCTGCCGGCCGCGCCGAGCTACCTGGACTTCGCCGAGGAGCAGCGCCGGCGCTACCTCTCCATCGACGCCGACGACGAACGCCTCGGCTACTGGAAGTCGTTCATGGCGCGCGGCGAGGGCGAGTTCTTCCCCCGGTTCCCGCTCGAACTCGGCGTGGAGCCGGACCGGATGTACCCGATCGTCAACGAGGCCTCGCCGTTGCTGGACGCGGCCGAGGCGGAGGTGTTCGAGAAGGCCTGCCGGGCGGTGGGCGGCAAGCCGTTCATGGGGGTGCTCGCGGCCGTCGCGGTCTGTCTGCGCGAGGCCGGCGGGCCCGGCGTGTACCGGGGGTTCATGCCGGTCAGCGAGCGCGGCCGGGCCGGCTGGGAGAACTCGGTGGGGTGGTTCGTCAACACCATGCCGATCGAGTTCGACGCATCGCCCGGGCGGGACTTCGCCCAGGTCATGGCGGCGGTCCGGGCCGGTTTCGGCGAGATGATGGAGCACATCGACGTGCCGTTCGTCCGGGCCTGGGAGTTGCTGGCCCCCGCCGAGTTCGCCGCCCGCTCCTGGCCCTACCCGGTGAACTTCTTCTCGTACATCGACGTCCGCAAGTGCCCAGGCGCCGAGCGGCACGAGGACTGGCGGCCGACCTCCCACGTGTGGTCGGCGCGCGCCAACGGCGCCTGCTCCTGGTTCCAGCGGGACACCGACGGCCTGCACATGAACTCGATCTACGTGGACACCGCCCCCGCGCGCCGCACCATGGCCGACTTCCAGGAGGCGCTGCGGCAGACGGTCCGGGAGATCGCCCGGCACGGTTCGCTGCGCCGCCCCGTCGCGCTCGCCGGGCCGCGCCGTCCCGTCGACTCACCGCTCGACACCGCCCCGTACGCCCGCCGTTCCTGACGGCGCCGGCCGCCCGTGCTCACGCGCGGGCGGCACGCCCGAGCAGCAGGGCCCGTTCCCGGGCGTTGCGGGTGAGCGAGGCGGCGCGTTCGAACTCCGCGCGGGCCTCCTCCTTGCGACCCAGCCGCTCCAGCAGGTCGCCCCGTACGCTCGGCAGCAGGTGGTAGCTGCGCAGGGCCGGCTCCCGGGCGAGGGCGTCGACCAGCGGGAGCGCCACCTGCGGGCCCTCGGCCATGGAGACGGCGACGGCCCGGTTGAGTTCCACGACCGGTGACGGGACCAGCTCGACGAGCCGTCCGTAGAGGGTGGCGATCGTCGCCCAGTCCGTGTCCTCGTAGCGGACGGCCTCCGCGTGGCAGCCGGCGATCGCGGCCTGGACGGAGTACGGGCCGCTTCCCGCGTGCTGCATGGCCAGGGCGCCGCGGCGGATCAGCATCCGGTTCCACTTGGACCGGTTCTGGTCGGCGAGCAGCACCGGTTCACCGTCGGGTCCGGTGCGGGAAGAGATCCGGGACGCCTGGAACTCCAGCAGCGCCGCCAGCCCGTGCACCTCGGGCTCCTCGGGCATCAGGGCGGCCAGTACCCGGGCGAGGCGCAGGGCGTCCTCGCACAGGGCGGGGCGTACGAGGTCGTCGCCGGCGGTCGCAGAATAGCCCTCGTTGAAGATCAGGTAGATCACCTCCAGGACGGAGGCGAGCCGCTCCTCGCGGTCGGCGCCGTACGGGACTTCGAAGGGCACGCCCGCCTTGGCCAGGGCTCGCTTGGCCCGGACGATGCGTTGGGCGACGGTCGGCTCGGAGGTGAGGAAGGCGCGGGCGATCTCCTGGGTGGTCAGCCCGCCCATCAGGCGCAGGGTGAGCGCGATCCGGGCCTCGGTGGCCAGGACGGGATGGCAAGCGGTGAAGATCAGCCGCAGCAGGTCGTCGTCGATGTCGTCCGGGGCCGCCGGCTCGGCGGGCGGCGGCACGTCCTCCAGGGTCCGGCCGACCTCGGCGAGCTTGCGGGCGTACGTCTCCTTGCGGCGGACGAGGTCGATCGCGCGGTGTTTGGCGGTGGCCGTGAGCCAGGCGCCCGGTTGGTCCGGGACACCCGACTGCGGCCACCGTTCCAGTGCGGCGACCAGCGCGTCCTGTGCGATCTCCTCGGCGATCCCGACGTCGCGCACGATGCGCGCGACGGCGGCGATGATCCGCGCCGACTCGATCCGGAACACCGTTTCGACCGCCTGGGCCGTATTCACTGCCGTCACGGCCACCCATCAGAGCAGCCGTGACGAGGCAGGGCAAACGCGGCGCCGTCAGCCCTCGTCGATCTGGCGCAGCTCGGCGCCGACCGTCCACTCCACGGGGTGGATCTCCAGGAACCGCTTGGTCCACTCCAGTGCTTCGGCCTTGTCCTTGGCCTGGAGGATGGCGTAGCCGCCGACGACCTCCTTGGTTTCGGTGAACGGCCCGTCGGTGTAGCTCAGCTTGCCGGCGGACCAGGTCACGCGGGTCCCCTGGGCGGTGGG contains these protein-coding regions:
- a CDS encoding condensation domain-containing protein encodes the protein MRQFPLETHDMAPGRVVEWRLRSTAAAAADTDGAGDAAGRRASFNQDKHFTVAEESRGADDPVASWIAVTFEVAGVLDEQALTRALLAFVRRHEVLRCEFRRLAGELACEPIAACELALDTVPVAAFDSSEALRGFLVDRFKRSIDTLSWPLFTMGAVLREDSATVYLAFDHIVCDGLSMPIVVHEVQSAYEALRRGEDIDLPAAPSYLDFAEEQRRRYLSIDADDERLGYWKSFMARGEGEFFPRFPLELGVEPDRMYPIVNEASPLLDAAEAEVFEKACRAVGGKPFMGVLAAVAVCLREAGGPGVYRGFMPVSERGRAGWENSVGWFVNTMPIEFDASPGRDFAQVMAAVRAGFGEMMEHIDVPFVRAWELLAPAEFAARSWPYPVNFFSYIDVRKCPGAERHEDWRPTSHVWSARANGACSWFQRDTDGLHMNSIYVDTAPARRTMADFQEALRQTVREIARHGSLRRPVALAGPRRPVDSPLDTAPYARRS
- a CDS encoding RNA polymerase sigma factor, which encodes MNTAQAVETVFRIESARIIAAVARIVRDVGIAEEIAQDALVAALERWPQSGVPDQPGAWLTATAKHRAIDLVRRKETYARKLAEVGRTLEDVPPPAEPAAPDDIDDDLLRLIFTACHPVLATEARIALTLRLMGGLTTQEIARAFLTSEPTVAQRIVRAKRALAKAGVPFEVPYGADREERLASVLEVIYLIFNEGYSATAGDDLVRPALCEDALRLARVLAALMPEEPEVHGLAALLEFQASRISSRTGPDGEPVLLADQNRSKWNRMLIRRGALAMQHAGSGPYSVQAAIAGCHAEAVRYEDTDWATIATLYGRLVELVPSPVVELNRAVAVSMAEGPQVALPLVDALAREPALRSYHLLPSVRGDLLERLGRKEEARAEFERAASLTRNARERALLLGRAARA
- a CDS encoding YciI family protein, with translation MPRFLSLIRIDEQSLPADTEFPPEFGQRMGALMEEITKAGVMLDTAGLLPTAQGTRVTWSAGKLSYTDGPFTETKEVVGGYAILQAKDKAEALEWTKRFLEIHPVEWTVGAELRQIDEG